The following proteins are encoded in a genomic region of Synechococcus sp. CBW1002:
- the rpsU gene encoding 30S ribosomal protein S21: MTQVTVGENEGIESALRRFKRQVSKAGIFADLKRLRHHETPTEKYKRKAQQRRRRR; encoded by the coding sequence ATGACCCAGGTCACTGTCGGCGAAAACGAGGGAATCGAGTCGGCCCTTCGCCGCTTCAAGCGCCAGGTCTCCAAGGCCGGAATCTTCGCCGACCTCAAGCGCCTGCGCCACCACGAAACCCCCACTGAGAAGTACAAGCGCAAGGCCCAGCAGCGCCGCCGCCGCCGCTGA
- a CDS encoding IS66 family transposase, whose translation MGAPPAGISEVDWLSWPAGAREFILAQQEEMVQLRVQLTALATELAHLRERIGRSSRNSSKPPSSDGQGFRPPERRKGSGRKRGGQPGHPGSGPELLPIERVDEVVEHHPQACRRCGTLLQGQDPEPLRHQVIEIPPITPLVIEHRLHRLVCPCCSTSTCASLPAEVEVSHYGPRLSALVGLLGSAFPLSFSKTQALLDQLLGVQISRGAMATIRQRLSAALEQPMQEALAFARQQSVVYVDETGAPTGNADGGNPDGRRGWEWVMVTAMGVTVFLQSLSRSAAAAIDLLGNAFGGIVVSDRFSAYNHLPLEQRQLCWAHVIRDLTAIADRQGASGEIGAELLGLQQQLFAQWHRYKDGTIDWSTLQQGCRPIRQAFVGTLQRVVELGCQRGERTPWAKTVRTCHQLLQVSDGLWTFLEIEGIEPTNNAAERALRHSVIQRKISHGVQSRQGAICRSRLLTVTTSLRQQGRDIWQFLEQALIAHHRGGEMPSLLPNP comes from the coding sequence ATGGGCGCCCCTCCTGCTGGCATTTCCGAGGTGGACTGGTTGTCGTGGCCAGCTGGTGCCAGGGAGTTCATTCTGGCTCAACAGGAGGAGATGGTGCAGCTCCGCGTCCAGCTCACCGCCCTGGCGACCGAACTGGCCCATCTGCGCGAGCGGATCGGCCGCAGCTCCCGCAATTCTTCCAAGCCTCCCTCCAGTGATGGCCAGGGGTTTAGGCCGCCCGAACGACGCAAGGGCAGTGGCCGCAAGCGCGGCGGCCAGCCGGGCCATCCCGGATCTGGGCCGGAGCTGCTGCCGATCGAGCGGGTGGATGAGGTGGTCGAGCACCACCCCCAGGCCTGCCGCCGCTGCGGCACGTTGCTACAGGGTCAGGATCCCGAGCCCTTGAGGCACCAGGTGATCGAGATTCCACCGATCACGCCTCTGGTGATCGAGCACCGGCTGCACCGCCTGGTCTGCCCCTGCTGTTCCACCAGCACCTGTGCCTCGTTACCGGCGGAGGTGGAAGTAAGCCATTACGGTCCCCGGCTCAGTGCTCTGGTGGGTCTGCTGGGTAGTGCCTTCCCGTTGAGTTTCAGCAAGACCCAGGCGCTGCTGGATCAGCTGCTGGGGGTACAGATCAGCCGGGGAGCGATGGCCACTATCCGCCAGCGCTTGAGTGCAGCACTGGAGCAGCCCATGCAGGAGGCCCTTGCGTTTGCCCGTCAGCAGTCGGTGGTCTATGTCGATGAAACCGGTGCCCCCACCGGTAATGCCGATGGGGGCAACCCCGATGGCCGGCGCGGCTGGGAGTGGGTCATGGTGACCGCCATGGGGGTGACAGTGTTCTTGCAGAGCCTGAGCCGCTCGGCTGCCGCCGCGATCGACCTGCTCGGGAATGCCTTTGGCGGAATTGTGGTGAGCGATCGCTTCTCCGCCTACAACCATCTCCCGCTGGAGCAGCGCCAGCTGTGCTGGGCGCACGTGATCCGCGATCTCACTGCCATCGCTGACCGTCAGGGCGCCAGCGGTGAGATTGGAGCGGAGCTGCTGGGCCTGCAGCAGCAGCTGTTTGCCCAGTGGCACCGCTACAAAGACGGAACGATCGACTGGTCCACGTTGCAGCAGGGCTGTCGGCCGATCCGCCAGGCGTTTGTGGGCACGCTGCAGCGGGTTGTGGAGCTGGGCTGCCAGCGCGGCGAGCGAACGCCGTGGGCCAAGACGGTGCGTACCTGCCATCAGTTGCTGCAAGTGAGCGATGGCCTCTGGACCTTCCTGGAGATTGAAGGGATCGAGCCCACCAACAACGCAGCCGAGCGTGCCCTGCGCCATTCGGTGATTCAGCGCAAGATCAGCCATGGCGTCCAATCCCGCCAGGGTGCAATCTGCCGCAGCAGGTTGCTCACGGTCACCACCAGCCTGCGGCAACAGGGCCGTGATATCTGGCAGTTCCTGGAGCAGGCCTTGATCGCCCATCATCGCGGCGGTGAGATGCCATCGCTGTTGCCGAATCCCTGA
- the def gene encoding peptide deformylase, whose translation MARSFAQLARSAEQVNRAVQVPKEPLDQPPLAIHTLGDQVLRDPARRIGKVDESIRDLARDMLRSMYTAKGIGLAAPQVGIHKQLLVIDLDPENPATPPMVLINPEITAASAAIDTYEEGCLSIPGVYLDVVRPSRVEVNFRDEMGRPRRLKTDGLLARCIQHELDHLNGVLFVDRVTDEISLNEGLQEHGFQRDDVRSVR comes from the coding sequence TTGGCTCGCAGCTTCGCCCAGTTGGCCCGATCTGCGGAGCAGGTGAACCGCGCCGTGCAGGTTCCCAAGGAGCCCCTGGACCAGCCGCCGCTGGCGATCCACACCCTCGGTGATCAGGTGCTGCGCGATCCGGCCCGACGCATCGGCAAGGTGGATGAAAGCATCCGGGATCTGGCCCGCGACATGCTGCGCAGCATGTACACCGCCAAGGGCATCGGCCTGGCCGCTCCCCAGGTGGGCATCCACAAGCAGCTGCTGGTGATTGACCTCGATCCTGAGAATCCGGCCACCCCGCCGATGGTGTTGATCAATCCCGAGATCACCGCCGCCAGTGCCGCGATCGATACCTACGAGGAAGGCTGCCTCAGCATCCCGGGGGTCTATCTCGATGTGGTGCGCCCCAGCCGGGTCGAGGTGAACTTCCGCGATGAGATGGGCCGGCCCCGCCGCCTCAAGACCGATGGTCTCCTGGCCCGCTGCATCCAGCACGAACTGGATCACCTCAACGGTGTGCTGTTCGTCGATCGCGTCACCGATGAGATCAGCCTCAACGAGGGCTTGCAGGAGCACGGCTTCCAGCGTGACGACGTCCGCTCAGTGCGCTGA
- a CDS encoding prolyl oligopeptidase family serine peptidase, translating into MASQGKTERPRPKPLPLTADQVVGRTPVVKEPRLDQGRLFWLEQRPHEGGRTTLLLQLPPSSQADPAPGRVLELTPGDWNLRSRVHDYGGGCYAVQGDTVVMVADADRALWRLDLADLTAGLSAALPAGLTAELGTDLEPGLSAECPEAASVDSPLPLLLPAQRLTAADPQRCFADGLIDAARQRWIGVMEAAGRDHLVSVPLQGGEPTVLLEPDDFCGYAALSPDGRQLAWVEWQQPFMPWQRSQVWLGRFAADGSLQQRQPVAGAGAAATHHCSVFQPLWIGNGDLVVANDRSGWWNLERLSAERIATLWLKGTTAGALNPATEPSSHERPDMGWEPLLPLQAEFAMPQWVYGMRTTAWDGEQLVAAACRDGRWQLGVVPLDLTDRQQAGAPAQPADLWQPLDLPVDDLAMLCAEAGRMVCVASGPTTGAGLLELDLASGRWQHRPVEPCVLPPEALSRPEPLWFQGHGDQPTHAWYYPPSGGSSPQAPLLVKSHSGPTGMARTGLNLAIQFWTSRGWGVVDVNYGGSTGFGRAYRERLDGQWGVVDVADCAAAALALVAAGRAAPQRIAIEGGSAGGFTTLAALCFTTVFRAGACRYGVADLAALATDTHRFEARYLDGLVGPWPQARALYEARSPLRHADRIGCPVIFFQGSQDRVVPPEQTLAMASALRANGVPVEVRLFEGEGHGFRDGAVQREVLEATEAFFRNAFGL; encoded by the coding sequence ATGGCAAGCCAGGGGAAGACCGAACGGCCGCGGCCGAAACCCCTGCCACTGACGGCGGATCAGGTGGTGGGCCGCACCCCCGTGGTGAAGGAGCCCCGCCTGGATCAGGGGCGGCTCTTCTGGCTGGAGCAGCGTCCCCACGAAGGCGGCCGCACGACCCTGCTGCTGCAGCTTCCGCCCTCCAGCCAGGCCGACCCCGCACCGGGCCGGGTGCTGGAACTCACTCCGGGGGACTGGAACCTGCGCAGCCGCGTTCACGACTACGGCGGTGGTTGCTACGCCGTGCAGGGCGACACGGTGGTGATGGTCGCGGACGCCGACCGTGCCCTCTGGCGGCTGGATCTGGCGGATCTCACGGCAGGGCTCAGCGCGGCTCTCCCAGCAGGGCTCACGGCAGAACTCGGAACGGATCTCGAGCCGGGGCTCAGCGCAGAGTGCCCGGAGGCTGCCTCAGTGGATTCGCCCCTCCCACTCCTGCTGCCGGCCCAGCGGCTCACGGCGGCGGATCCGCAGCGCTGCTTCGCCGATGGGCTGATCGATGCCGCGCGCCAGCGCTGGATCGGCGTGATGGAAGCCGCCGGCCGCGACCATCTGGTCAGCGTGCCGCTGCAAGGCGGCGAGCCCACCGTGCTGCTGGAGCCCGACGACTTCTGCGGCTACGCCGCCCTCAGCCCGGATGGCCGCCAGCTGGCCTGGGTGGAATGGCAACAGCCCTTCATGCCCTGGCAGCGCAGCCAGGTGTGGCTGGGACGCTTCGCGGCCGACGGCTCCCTGCAGCAGCGCCAGCCCGTGGCGGGTGCCGGAGCCGCCGCAACCCATCACTGCTCGGTGTTCCAGCCGCTGTGGATCGGCAACGGCGACCTGGTGGTGGCCAACGACCGCAGCGGCTGGTGGAACCTGGAGCGCCTGAGCGCGGAGAGGATCGCCACCCTCTGGCTGAAAGGAACCACTGCCGGCGCTCTCAACCCGGCCACGGAGCCCTCCTCTCACGAGCGGCCTGACATGGGCTGGGAGCCCCTTCTGCCGCTGCAGGCGGAATTCGCCATGCCCCAGTGGGTCTATGGCATGCGGACCACGGCCTGGGACGGCGAGCAGCTGGTGGCCGCCGCCTGCCGGGACGGCCGCTGGCAGCTGGGCGTGGTGCCGCTGGACCTCACGGACCGCCAGCAGGCGGGGGCGCCGGCCCAGCCTGCGGATCTCTGGCAACCCCTGGATCTGCCCGTGGATGACCTCGCCATGCTCTGCGCCGAGGCCGGGCGGATGGTCTGTGTCGCCAGCGGACCCACCACCGGCGCAGGCCTTCTGGAGCTGGACCTGGCCAGCGGCCGCTGGCAGCATCGCCCCGTGGAACCCTGCGTTCTGCCCCCCGAGGCGCTCAGCCGGCCGGAGCCGCTCTGGTTCCAGGGCCATGGCGACCAGCCCACCCACGCCTGGTACTACCCGCCCAGCGGCGGCTCCAGCCCCCAGGCACCGCTGCTGGTGAAGAGCCACAGCGGACCCACCGGCATGGCCCGAACCGGCCTCAACCTGGCGATCCAGTTCTGGACCTCGCGCGGCTGGGGCGTGGTGGACGTGAACTACGGCGGTTCGACCGGCTTCGGCCGGGCCTACCGGGAGCGGCTCGACGGCCAGTGGGGCGTGGTCGATGTGGCCGACTGCGCCGCCGCGGCCCTGGCGCTGGTGGCTGCCGGGCGGGCAGCGCCGCAGCGGATCGCGATCGAGGGGGGCAGCGCCGGCGGCTTCACCACCCTGGCCGCCCTCTGCTTCACAACGGTGTTCCGGGCCGGCGCCTGCCGCTATGGGGTGGCTGATCTCGCTGCCCTGGCCACCGACACCCATCGCTTCGAGGCCCGCTACCTCGACGGACTGGTGGGCCCCTGGCCCCAGGCCCGGGCGCTGTACGAGGCACGCTCGCCGCTGCGGCACGCCGATCGGATCGGCTGCCCGGTGATCTTCTTCCAGGGCTCGCAGGATCGGGTGGTGCCACCGGAGCAGACCCTGGCCATGGCCAGCGCCCTGCGGGCCAATGGGGTGCCGGTGGAGGTGCGGCTGTTCGAGGGCGAAGGCCACGGCTTCCGCGACGGCGCCGTGCAGCGCGAGGTGCTGGAGGCCACCGAGGCGTTCTTCCGCAACGCCTTTGGGCTGTGA
- a CDS encoding histidine triad nucleotide-binding protein gives MASGDTIFGRILRGEIPCDEVYADDLCLAFRDVAPQAPVHVLVIPREPLAQLADAGEEHGALLGHLLLVAAKVARQEGLSSWRTVINSGAEAGQTVFHLHVHVIGGRPLAWPPG, from the coding sequence ATGGCCAGCGGCGACACGATCTTCGGGCGCATCCTGCGTGGTGAGATCCCCTGCGACGAGGTGTATGCCGACGATCTCTGCCTGGCCTTTCGGGATGTGGCCCCCCAGGCCCCGGTGCATGTGCTGGTGATCCCGCGTGAGCCCCTGGCCCAGCTGGCGGATGCCGGCGAGGAGCATGGGGCCCTGCTCGGCCACCTCCTCCTGGTGGCGGCGAAGGTGGCGCGCCAGGAGGGCCTCAGCAGCTGGCGCACGGTGATCAACTCCGGGGCCGAGGCGGGGCAGACCGTGTTCCATCTGCATGTGCACGTGATCGGCGGCCGTCCCCTGGCCTGGCCCCCCGGCTGA
- a CDS encoding YifB family Mg chelatase-like AAA ATPase, with translation MLARSCSAALQGLEAVPVQVEVDIAPGLPGLQMVGLADTAIQEARERVRAAIRNSGLKVPLTRVVVSLAPADLRKEGPWFDLPIALGMLVASGQLPQARLEGIWSAAELGLDGRLRPVRGVLAQALAASRGGARALVVPRANAAEAALVETLPLWPADTLQEVLELLRDPSKAPPPGSLSPAATRQPGPGDQREPVDPDRPQGGRSDLDLADVEGQQHGRRALEIAAAGHHHLLLVGPPGSGKTMLARRLAGLMPPLERDEALELTQLHSVAGLLRAETSLLLQRPFRSPHHSCTAAALIGGGAHPRPGELSLAHQGVLFLDELTEFRREVLELLRQPLEEGEVWISRNRLRCRFPCRTTLVAATNPCPCGWHGDPQRACSCGVVQRRRYWNRLSGPLLDRIDLQVVMQRPSAASLARRYGYGAAAQGTTRSGSAAAANSISAGTGTIHEGAEQTGLPESSAIVAGRVAAARTSMRRHNPQGCANAALPAAELRRVLNPSPAALELWEASVHHRQLSARAAERVLRVARTIADLEQARTELAHVGVSQALLDQVQSDDADSTERMPVSERAVAEALSYRSFDGLTQDRS, from the coding sequence ATGTTGGCACGATCCTGCAGTGCGGCCCTGCAGGGCCTGGAGGCTGTGCCGGTGCAGGTGGAAGTGGACATCGCCCCCGGGCTGCCCGGCCTGCAGATGGTGGGACTGGCGGATACGGCGATTCAGGAGGCGCGGGAGCGGGTGCGGGCGGCAATCCGCAACAGCGGCCTCAAGGTGCCGCTGACCCGGGTGGTGGTGAGCCTGGCGCCGGCGGATCTGCGCAAGGAAGGGCCCTGGTTCGACCTGCCGATCGCCCTTGGGATGCTGGTGGCCAGCGGCCAGCTGCCGCAGGCGCGACTGGAGGGGATCTGGAGTGCGGCGGAACTGGGGTTGGACGGGCGGCTGCGGCCGGTCCGTGGCGTGCTGGCCCAGGCCCTGGCGGCCAGCCGCGGTGGGGCCAGGGCCCTCGTGGTGCCACGGGCCAATGCCGCCGAAGCCGCCTTGGTGGAGACCCTGCCCCTCTGGCCGGCGGACACCCTGCAGGAGGTGCTGGAACTGCTGCGGGATCCCAGCAAGGCCCCGCCACCGGGATCGCTGAGCCCGGCGGCCACTCGGCAACCGGGCCCTGGAGATCAACGGGAACCCGTGGATCCCGATCGCCCCCAGGGAGGTCGCAGCGATCTCGATCTGGCCGACGTGGAAGGGCAGCAGCACGGACGGCGCGCCCTCGAGATCGCTGCGGCGGGCCATCACCATCTGCTGCTGGTGGGTCCGCCAGGCAGCGGCAAGACGATGCTGGCGCGGCGCCTGGCGGGTCTGATGCCGCCCCTGGAGCGGGACGAAGCCCTCGAACTCACCCAGCTGCATTCGGTGGCAGGCCTCCTCCGCGCTGAAACCAGCCTGCTGCTGCAGAGGCCTTTCCGCAGCCCGCATCACAGCTGCACCGCCGCTGCGCTGATCGGCGGCGGGGCCCATCCCAGGCCCGGCGAACTCAGCCTGGCCCACCAGGGCGTTCTGTTCCTCGATGAGCTCACCGAGTTTCGCCGGGAGGTGTTGGAACTGCTGCGCCAGCCCCTGGAGGAGGGGGAGGTGTGGATCAGCCGCAACCGCCTGCGCTGCCGCTTTCCCTGCCGCACCACCCTGGTGGCGGCCACCAACCCCTGCCCCTGCGGCTGGCATGGGGATCCTCAGCGGGCCTGCAGCTGTGGCGTCGTGCAGCGGCGGCGCTACTGGAACCGGCTGTCCGGCCCCCTGCTGGATCGAATTGATCTGCAGGTGGTGATGCAGCGCCCATCCGCCGCCTCCCTGGCCCGCCGCTACGGGTACGGGGCAGCGGCACAGGGAACCACCAGGTCAGGCAGTGCAGCGGCTGCAAACTCCATCTCTGCCGGGACTGGCACCATCCACGAAGGTGCCGAACAGACAGGCCTGCCGGAATCCAGCGCCATCGTGGCCGGCAGGGTGGCAGCGGCTCGCACCAGCATGCGTCGCCACAATCCGCAGGGCTGCGCCAACGCCGCACTGCCGGCGGCGGAGCTGCGCCGGGTCCTCAACCCCAGCCCGGCGGCACTGGAACTGTGGGAGGCCAGCGTGCACCACCGCCAGCTGAGCGCGCGGGCGGCGGAGCGGGTGCTGCGCGTCGCCCGCACAATCGCCGACCTGGAGCAGGCCCGCACTGAGCTTGCACATGTTGGCGTGAGCCAAGCGCTGCTCGACCAGGTGCAGTCAGACGATGCAGATTCCACCGAACGGATGCCGGTGAGCGAGCGGGCCGTGGCCGAGGCCCTCAGTTATCGCTCCTTTGACGGCCTCACGCAGGATCGGAGCTGA
- a CDS encoding sodium/glutamate symporter, translating to MQTSLATLLLATGALLLLLLLGVSVGQALGMRRWGLPEALLAGAFGLLIAPAGLLPLLPQAVIDLWSDLPLPLLTLVFATLLLGKPLPRLAGLWRPLSGQLSLALTLAFGQFLVGGLAVMAMQPVLGVSPVMACLIEVAFEGGHGSAAAMGPTYERLGLEGGEGLGLAMATVGLLASTLVGGLVVVLARSRGWLKFADVMVHEAVEEVVRTADPLDNLVPRPLEAPTVATPALVRKVADWAVNLGLAGLAVLFGWVALQGLRWIADGVGGGFALVIDALPVFPLALVGSLLVRLVLERSNQVQWVSAPIQGLTATLSADLLITGATACLNLSLLAHDWLPLTVLAGAGLIWNLLVVLLLAPRILPFDWFERGIIEFGQATGVAASGLLLLRMADPDDRSTALQAFSMKQMLLQPVLAGGVVTVVAPLAITALGLPVWTGLCLVLVLVWISVGLLLARI from the coding sequence ATGCAGACCAGCCTCGCCACGCTGCTGCTGGCCACGGGGGCGCTGCTGCTGCTGCTGCTGCTCGGCGTGAGTGTGGGTCAGGCGCTGGGCATGCGGCGCTGGGGGCTGCCCGAGGCCCTGCTGGCGGGAGCCTTCGGTCTGCTGATCGCCCCGGCCGGCCTGCTGCCCCTGCTGCCCCAGGCCGTGATCGATCTCTGGTCCGATCTGCCCCTGCCGCTGCTGACGCTGGTGTTCGCCACCCTGCTGCTGGGCAAACCCCTGCCCCGCCTGGCCGGTCTGTGGCGACCGCTCTCGGGCCAGCTGTCGCTGGCGCTCACCCTCGCCTTCGGGCAGTTCCTGGTGGGGGGCCTGGCCGTGATGGCCATGCAGCCCGTTCTGGGGGTCAGCCCGGTGATGGCCTGCCTGATCGAGGTGGCCTTTGAGGGGGGCCACGGCTCGGCGGCCGCCATGGGCCCCACCTACGAGCGGCTCGGCCTGGAGGGCGGCGAAGGCCTGGGGCTGGCCATGGCCACGGTGGGGCTGCTGGCCTCCACGCTGGTGGGCGGCCTGGTGGTGGTGCTGGCCCGCAGCCGCGGCTGGCTGAAGTTCGCCGACGTGATGGTCCACGAAGCCGTGGAGGAGGTGGTGCGGACCGCCGATCCGCTCGACAACCTCGTCCCCCGCCCCCTGGAGGCCCCCACGGTGGCCACGCCAGCCCTGGTGCGGAAAGTGGCCGACTGGGCCGTGAATCTCGGTCTGGCCGGTCTGGCCGTGCTGTTCGGCTGGGTGGCCCTGCAGGGGCTGCGCTGGATCGCCGATGGGGTGGGCGGCGGCTTTGCCCTGGTGATCGACGCCCTGCCCGTCTTCCCGCTGGCCCTGGTGGGATCGCTGCTGGTGCGATTGGTGCTGGAACGCAGCAACCAGGTGCAGTGGGTGTCAGCGCCGATCCAGGGGCTCACGGCCACCCTCTCGGCCGACCTGCTGATCACCGGTGCCACCGCCTGCCTCAACCTCTCGCTGCTGGCCCACGACTGGCTGCCCCTGACGGTGCTGGCCGGCGCGGGCCTGATCTGGAACCTGCTGGTGGTGCTGCTGCTCGCCCCCCGGATCCTGCCGTTCGACTGGTTTGAGCGCGGCATCATCGAATTCGGCCAGGCCACCGGCGTCGCGGCCAGCGGCCTGCTGCTGCTGCGCATGGCCGACCCGGATGATCGCAGCACCGCCCTGCAGGCCTTCTCGATGAAACAGATGCTGCTGCAGCCGGTGCTGGCCGGCGGGGTGGTCACCGTGGTGGCGCCCCTAGCCATCACCGCCCTGGGGCTGCCCGTCTGGACAGGGCTCTGCCTGGTGCTGGTGCTGGTCTGGATCTCGGTGGGGCTGCTGCTGGCGCGGATCTGA
- a CDS encoding DUF3747 domain-containing protein, producing MHQRGAAALRPLLATLLLLGGAAVPLLEAPVARASSLFQVGEVEQERFVLVSAPIGDGTRAQLNIYEQVKATRPCFAVGSGKPAPVNPLLGSFDFTGICSRFIDANGYSVRVGGSDLGTVYRLSVIQGNDDILLMAMPTKAGVGPEMVVARTQGAGSGFLKLELEPGWRLMRRHFGNRVLGHVYLYRDSWPSENQAAVTPAEPG from the coding sequence TTGCACCAGCGAGGCGCTGCAGCCCTGCGCCCCCTGCTGGCCACCCTGCTCCTGCTCGGAGGCGCCGCGGTGCCGCTGTTGGAAGCCCCGGTCGCGCGGGCCAGCTCCCTGTTCCAGGTTGGCGAAGTGGAGCAGGAACGCTTTGTGCTGGTGTCGGCTCCGATCGGTGATGGAACCCGAGCCCAGCTCAACATCTATGAGCAGGTCAAGGCCACTCGCCCCTGCTTCGCTGTGGGGTCCGGCAAGCCTGCTCCGGTCAATCCCCTGCTGGGCAGCTTTGATTTCACCGGCATCTGCAGCCGCTTCATCGATGCCAACGGCTACTCGGTTCGCGTCGGTGGCAGCGACCTGGGTACTGTCTATCGCCTCAGCGTGATCCAGGGCAACGACGACATCCTGCTGATGGCGATGCCCACCAAGGCCGGCGTCGGGCCCGAGATGGTCGTGGCCCGTACCCAGGGCGCCGGCAGTGGATTCCTCAAGTTGGAACTGGAGCCTGGTTGGCGGCTGATGCGACGCCACTTCGGCAACCGGGTCCTGGGGCACGTCTACCTCTACCGCGATAGCTGGCCCTCGGAGAACCAGGCCGCAGTGACTCCTGCGGAGCCGGGATGA
- a CDS encoding reverse transcriptase domain-containing protein: MTTDKPLPITKVMVWKAYQQVKRNGQAAGVDGQSLDDFNKDLENNLYKLWNRMASGSYLPPPVRRVEIPKSGGGVRPLGIPTVADRIAQMVVKQVLEPELELIFDQDSYGYRPGKSAHQAVEVCRQRCWRSNWVLDLDIKGFFDAIDHDLLMRAIKAHTSERWVVLYLQRWLQAPVLLPDGTLQSQGPGHTARWCHQSTAGQSVPALCV; encoded by the coding sequence ATGACAACAGACAAGCCGCTACCGATTACCAAGGTGATGGTCTGGAAGGCCTATCAACAGGTGAAACGGAACGGACAGGCGGCCGGTGTGGATGGCCAAAGCCTGGACGACTTCAACAAGGATCTGGAGAATAATCTCTACAAACTCTGGAATCGGATGGCATCAGGAAGTTATCTTCCGCCACCAGTTCGGCGTGTGGAGATTCCCAAATCCGGTGGAGGCGTCAGGCCGCTGGGTATCCCGACGGTTGCTGATCGCATCGCACAGATGGTGGTCAAGCAGGTGCTGGAGCCAGAGCTGGAGCTGATCTTTGATCAGGATTCCTACGGCTACAGACCGGGCAAGTCAGCGCATCAGGCAGTAGAGGTCTGCCGTCAGCGCTGCTGGAGGTCCAACTGGGTTCTCGATCTCGACATCAAGGGGTTTTTCGATGCTATCGATCACGACCTGTTGATGCGCGCGATCAAGGCCCATACCTCCGAGCGCTGGGTGGTGCTCTACCTGCAACGATGGCTGCAGGCACCGGTTCTGTTGCCGGATGGCACGCTCCAATCCCAGGGACCGGGGCACACCGCAAGGTGGTGTCATCAGTCCACTGCTGGCCAATCTGTTCCTGCACTATGCGTTTGA
- a CDS encoding reverse transcriptase domain-containing protein → MARSNPRDRGTPQGGVISPLLANLFLHYAFDVWMRRSHPAIAFERYADDVICHCHSEKEARRLLEALQDRFASCGLQLHPQKTQVVYCRDSNRRAPFADVTFTFLGFAFRPRVSRNSRGVIYTGFLPAVSPQALQRMRERIRSIGLPSLVYLSLEEIAKVLNPVIRGWIQYYGRFYRTELIRKLYRYLDDRIAAWLRQKYKRLRGRRLQSWRVLARIRSGHRDLFAHWRRVSEVACG, encoded by the coding sequence ATGGCACGCTCCAATCCCAGGGACCGGGGCACACCGCAAGGTGGTGTCATCAGTCCACTGCTGGCCAATCTGTTCCTGCACTATGCGTTTGATGTGTGGATGCGCCGGAGCCACCCGGCCATTGCCTTTGAGCGCTATGCAGATGATGTGATCTGTCATTGCCACAGCGAGAAGGAAGCTCGGCGGTTGCTGGAGGCATTGCAGGATCGCTTTGCGTCCTGTGGCCTCCAGCTTCATCCCCAGAAGACCCAGGTGGTCTACTGCAGGGATAGCAACCGCCGGGCACCGTTTGCTGATGTCACGTTCACGTTTCTTGGTTTCGCGTTTCGGCCACGTGTGTCTCGCAATTCTCGCGGAGTCATCTACACAGGCTTTTTGCCGGCAGTGAGTCCGCAGGCTCTCCAGCGTATGCGGGAGAGGATTAGGTCGATAGGGCTTCCATCGCTCGTGTATCTGTCGCTTGAGGAGATCGCTAAAGTGCTGAATCCAGTGATTCGTGGCTGGATTCAGTACTACGGTCGTTTCTATAGGACAGAACTGATCAGGAAGTTGTATCGCTACCTGGATGACAGAATTGCAGCCTGGTTACGGCAGAAGTACAAAAGGCTGCGGGGTCGTCGGCTCCAAAGCTGGCGAGTACTTGCCAGGATCAGGTCTGGACATCGTGATCTGTTCGCGCACTGGCGTCGAGTCAGTGAAGTGGCATGTGGATGA
- a CDS encoding Nif11-like leader peptide family RiPP precursor: MVAIAKEAGYAISKSEILKAQEMGSKAMTELSDEQLAGVAGGSWAGNE; this comes from the coding sequence GTGGTGGCCATTGCCAAAGAGGCTGGATATGCGATTAGCAAGTCTGAGATCCTGAAGGCTCAAGAGATGGGCAGCAAGGCCATGACCGAACTCAGTGATGAGCAACTGGCAGGCGTCGCAGGTGGCTCATGGGCGGGAAATGAATAG